In the Vibrio hippocampi genome, CTTGGTCTGCCAGTTCTCGCGTTGGGCAAAGAACTAGGGACTGAACTCTAAAGCGTTTCACGTTCAAGTTTGAAAGAAGTCCAAGAGTGAAGGCAGCGGTTTTTCCAGACCCTGTTTTGCCTTGGCCTATCACATCGTTGCCCTGAAGAATTTCAGGTAATGACTGTGACTGTATCGCTGTCATTGTGTGATAACCCAAGCTATCAAGCGTTGAGAGTAGCGCGGGTGACAAATTCAGGGAAGAGAAGCTTTCAGTATTCAAGTTAAGTATCCTTGATGGCGCTTGCGCGTCGTGAGCAAGCAGAAAAGTAATGGGGGTTAGTATACTGCAAAATGGATCATTTATACCCAAGTTACCTTAAGATGCAGAGTTCAGAGGTCAATTGGATGTACTGCAGAGAGTGTCGAGCGGCATACTCTGATTCCTCTCGACCAAAATCGAGTTAACTTTAACATTTTTTAAAAACAATATGTGACCATAGTTCCACTTTGATTTGAAAATACTGTACGATCCGATCACAATGGTATGATGAAACAGTTCAGGTAGTAACTAGATGTTTCGGGTGGGTAGTGTAGTGGAAGCAGTGATAAGCCAATTGAAAAAGGATTTTTATGCGCATTTAAGATCATCTGATGGTCGCAATAGCAGTGAAAACAGTACAACCATTGCTATTCTTACCAAAGAGGAACTGAGCGAATTAGAAAATGTTTGGATCCAACTTGCGGTTTGGAAAAAACAGCAATCCTGAAGAGCACCAAAACTAAATTATTATCAAGGTTAGCCCCCGATCCTGATCTAACCACCCGATGTTCGCGTAAGACCCTGAGGTTGAATACTCAGGGTTTTTTTGTACCTAAAGGTTTATTATTGTTATATTATAACAATTCGACCGTATCAAAACAGAACGTCGGTCGAACCCACATACCCTCGGTTACCGTCGACGATAGGCAAATCGCAACATTAGGTGATAGTTATGAAAGACGGATTACAAGCACAGGTGTATGATTACCCGTTAGAGATTGAAAAGCCGACCGAGCGCCCTCATAGTAACGGCTATGAAGTGCAAATAAAAAGAGCGGCTATCAAATCGGTGTCAGCCTCAAATATGCAAGTGAGAGAAAATATGGCGGAAGTTCGAGCCAGAATTGAATTAAAAGTTGGAGCAAAAAGCGATATACAAGCAGAGATGCTGTCGTTTAGTGGTCTAAAAACAGACAAAGAACACGTAGCAGTGATTTTTCATCAAGCTGACCAAAAACATGATGTGCCAATGGTACGCATGCATTCTGAGTGTTTAACTGGAGATGTCTTTCACTCATCACGTTGTGATTGTGGTGAACAGTTAGAAGAGACCATTCAAAAAATGGGTCAGCAGGGCGGTATTATTTTGTACTTGCGCCAAGAAGGTCGTGGTATCGGGCTGTATAACAAACTCGATGCATACAGGCTGCAATCCCAGGGAATGAACACCTACGAAGCCAACAATCATCTTGGTTTTGGCGATGATCTTCGAGATTTTACCGAAGCCGCGCAGATGCTGAATGCATTAGGGGTAGACCGAATCCGTTTGGTGACTAACAACCCTAAAAAAATTAAAGAATTACAAGAGCACGGTATTGACATCATTGAGGTTGTTCATACCCACGCACACATCAAAGATGGCAATGAAAATTACCTAAAAGCAAAAGTGGCACACGGTAAACATCAACTCGACCTTTAATTTTTCCACCGAGTGACTGAATCGAGAAAGTGCCTCAATACCGAAAGTTACTAAATGTAAAAAGCCTTGCAGAAATGTAAGGCTTTTTTATTGTTTGTTATTGAAAATTATCTGTGAACCAGTATTATCCAATTAAAGTGCTAATGATAATAATTCGTACTTATAATTGTAACTATAAATAGAATAACTGCTCAACAAGGATGATTTCCATGAATGTAACCCCAATTCTTAAGGGTACGGCTATAGTAGGCGCAGCACTCGGCGCTTCAATGGCTTATGCCGAACCCGTCAACAAGCAGCAAGTTGTTGAACATTATGCCGACCTTGCTCATGCCGTATTCGAAGATGCATTAATCACAGCAAAGACGCTTGATGCCTCTATCGATACATTCTTAGCCAACCCAAATGAAAAGACCTTCTCTGATGTTAAACAGGCATGGATCGACTCTCGTGTACCATACCAACAGACAGAAGTGTTCCGTTTTGGTAACGAAATTGTTGATGATTGGGAAGGGCAGTTAAATGCTTGGCCTTTGGACGAAGGGCTGATTGATTATGTCGCGAGTGATTATCAATATGAACTCGGCAACGAAGGGGCACAGGCTAATATCGTTGCGAATACCAGCCTACAAATCGGTGCGACAACACTCGATACGTCGTCACTAACCCCAACGTTGCTCGCCTCTCTCAATGAAGTGGGTGGCTCTGAGGCTAACGTTGCTTCCGGTTATCATGCCATTGAATTCTTATTATGGGGACAGGATCTAAATGGCACTAACTCGGGTGCAGGTGAACGCCCTTATACCGATTATGCCAAAGGCGATGCGTGTACAAATGGCTATTGTGATCGCCGTGGTGCGTACCTAAAAGCGGCATCCGAGCTATTAATTGAAGACCTCACTTGGATGACTGAGCAGTGGGCAGAAGAGGGTAAAGACAACTACCGCCAAGCGTTGCTTGCAGACAACGCCGATAATGGCTTACGTAAAATGTTATTTGGCATGGGCTCGCTTTCACTCGGTGAATTGGCAGGTGAGCGTATGAAAGTGGCATTGGAAGCCAACTCATCAGAAGATGAACATGATTGTTTCTCAGACAACACTCATAACTCTCATTACTACAATGAGCAAGGTATCTACAATGTCTATACGGGGACTTATGTTCGTGCAGACGGTTCGCTGGTTGAAGGTGCGAGCATCTCGGATTTAGTGGCACAACAAGATACCGCTGCGGCAAAAGAGATCCAAAAGCAGTTTGATCTTGCGCGAGCTCAGGTTGGTCAATTGGTTTCAGCCGCTGAAAAGGATGATCAACATTTCGATCAACTTATCGCAGCCAATAACCCACAAGGGAACAAACTGGTCAATGAAGCCATTATCGCCTTGGTTGCACAAACGGATTCTATTGAACGTGCGGCAAAAATTGTCGGCATCACCAGCCTAAATCCAGATACGGCTGACCACGAATTTTAATAGAACAACAACACTAATTTTTTGGGGGCGCAATGCCCCCTTTGCTGATCAATGTGAGTATGTGGTATGAAACAGCGTAAATTAATCACAATGTGGATGGCGGTGTTCGTTACAAGCTATGCGGGCGTGGCGCATGCGACCGTTAACGAATCGACGGCTAATAGCGGTTTATCTAATAGCAATATCTCTAACAACAATATCTCTAACAACGATATCTCAAATAACAATATCATCTCACACAAAAACACTGAGCGTTCTGGCGGAAGCACCACGGTTTCTAAACAAGGCGCGAATGCCTTTTCTCTGCCCGCTGCTAATCTCCCCATGAGTAAACGTCTTGATTTCAGTGTCGGTAATAGCTTCTTTCGTAACCCTTGGGTTCAAGCTCCCGCGTCAACTGATGCGAGGGATGGGTTAGGACCGTTATTCAATACCAATGGTTGCCAAAACTGCCATATAAAAGATGGTCGTGGCCACCCGCCAGAACAAGGTGAGCGTACCGCGGTGTCTATGTTGGTTCGTTTAAGTATTCCGGCGGTGACTAGTGAGCAAAAAGCGCAGCTTATACAATCTGGTGTCATCCCTGAGCCCAACTACGGTGATCAGTTACAAGACTTTGCCTTACCGAATATGCAGCCTGAAGGTCGCATCGTGGTTGATTATCAAGAGTTTCCGGTGCAATTTGACGATGGCACGACGGTGTTATTGAGAAAGCCTGACCTAACGATTGTCGATCTTGCTTATGGAGAGTTACATCCTGATGTATTGTTTTCTGCTCGGGTAGCGCCCCCTATGATTGGTCTTGGTTTGCTTGAAACGATCCCTGAGCAAACGATTCTCGCGATTGCCCAGCAGCAACAGGCAGAGGGCAAAGTGTCTGGCAAAGCCAATTATGTCTGGGATGTGACCACCAATAGCCAAGCTTTAGGACGTTTTGGCTGGAAGGCGGGTCAACCGAGTCTGATGCAGCAAAATGCCGCCGCGTTTAATGGTGATGTCGGATTAACCAGTTCACTCTTTCCGCAAGAAAATTGCAGTTCTACTCAAGAAGTCTGTCATCCAAAGTACAGTGGCGGTGAACCGGAAGTGAGCGAGAAAATACTCAACTTTGTCGAATTTTATAGTCAGCATCTAGCGGTACCTAAACGCCGTTACGTTAATGATCCTCAAGTGATATTAGGTCAAACACTGTTTAACCAAGTAGGGTGTGAAAGCTGTCACCGAACCCACATAAAGACGGCACTGCGTCCAGATAGACCTGCGCTGTCTGAGCAAGTGATCCATCCGTACACCGATATGCTGCTGCATGATATGGGAGACGGTTTAGCTGACCAACGTCCAGAGTTTCTAGCAACAGGTCGAGAGTGGCGTACGCCACCACTTTGGGGCATTGGCTATACCCAAGAAGTCAATGGTCATACCCAATTTCTCCATGATGGACGAGCCAGAAATCTGACAGAAGCGATTCTTTGGCATGCTGGAGAAGCCCAATCAGCCAAGCAAGCGGTATTGGCTATGAGTAAAACAGAACGAGACGCGTTAATTGCGTTTTTGAACTCACTCTAGGAGGCGTAATGAAGCATTTTGTTATTGGTTTATTCTATCTAGCTTGCCTTGGAAATGCCTTTGCGGAGACGAGCGTTCGCCATCCGAGTGACGCTGTCTATCAACTGCAATACCAGTCAGCCCAGTCACTGAATGAGCGATTTGTCGACCTAAGTCAGTCCGTTTGGCAGTTTTGTCAGCATGATACCGAAATCTCAGAGGTCAAACTGGCTTGGCAACAGGGCACGAATGCTTGGATGAGGCTACAAGGGCAAGAACGTGGACCGGAAGTGGCTTTGGAGCAGAGTTGGAATATTCAGTTCTGGCCAGATAAAAAAAATACCACGGGCAGAAAAATGTTACTTGCAGTGAAAACTGACGAGTGGCAAGTCGATCAACTGCAGCAGCAAAGTGTCACAGTGCAAGGGCTTGGTGCGATGGAATGGTTGTTGTTTGATTCACAGGCATCAATGAGCCAAGGCAGCCGAGCGACTTGCTCATTGGCGGTCGCTATCTCTGAAGCCTTAGTGAATCGTTCTCAGCTAATCGCGTCGGCTTGGTCGAGTAACCCTTGGTTGCCGCTTAATCAGCAAGCTTGGCATGGGGAATACCTTGCGCTGCTGAGTAATCAGTTAGATTACAGCATGAAAAAGCTGTCGAGACCTTTAGCCAAGATGGGGCACCCTAAACCCTATTTTTCGGAGTCATGGCGAGCAAAAACGTCCATGGCACAATTGAAAGTGAATGTTGAGGCTCTTAAAGCACTTTATTTTGCGAAGGGTCATGGGCTGGACAACGTGTTGAGAGAGTACGGCAACGTAGAGCTTGCCGATAGCATTAGTAAGCAATTTGATTTGTTACTGTCGACATGGTCATCACAAGCCAGTCTGTTTGATTTATTACAGACCAAGTCAGGTTATACCGAGGTGTTAAGTCAGTACAATAAACTGGAATACCTGCGCTATTTATTGTCAGAACAGGCGGCGATTCAGTTAGGCGTTGTCGTCGGGTTTAATGCTACCGATGGCGATTGATAACCAGAGACGCAGACTGATCAAATGGGCTGGACGAGGTTTAGTGGCTTCCCCGATGTTAGCCCCAACGCTGGTAAGTGGAATGTCATCCAGTGTTGCAGCGCTGCGTGACGGCGACCTCAAGCCACAAGTTATTGGCTGCGGGATTCAATCTCAAGACCGTTATGAAGCGGTCGTGTCTGATGTGTTTGGTCAAGCAATCCATCGACTGCCTCTGCCTGATCGTGGTCATGGGGTTGCCGTGTCTGGCAAGCATAACCAATGCGCTGTTTTTGCGCGCCGTCCGGGCAGTTTTGCTGTGATACTCGATTTCAATCGCGGAGAAAACCAACAAGTGATTCTGGCAAGCCACAATCGCCACTTTTATGGACATGGTGATTATTCGCAAGATGGGCGCTGGTTGTACGCGACAGAAGGAGAGAGTCATAGCAGTGAGGGAATTATCGGTGTTTATGACGTTCATCAGCAGTACCAAAAAGTCGCCGAATGGCGAGGTTTTGGCATTGGTCCTCATGAGTTAAAGGTGTTAGAAAATGGAGACTTGGTGGTTGCGGTAGGCGGTGTGCATACTCAAGGTCGCACACCGATCAATTTACAAACCATGCAACCTAATCTCAGTTATCTCAGCTCAGAAGGAAAGCTATTGGAACAGGTCAGTTTGGGCGACAATAAAAATAGTATCCGCCATCTTTCTTCGACCGCCGATGGAACGGTGTTTATTGGTCAACAGTATCGCGGAGATCCAGACGAGTTTGTTCCCTTGGTTGCGATGCATCAAAGGGGAAAAACGCTCAAACATCTCCATGCTGAACCGGAACAGTGGGCGCGTTTTCGTCACTATATTGCCAGCATTGGCGTGTCCAAGCATCATATTGTGGCGACCTCTCCTCGCGGCAACTGTTATGGTATTTGGGAGCGTGAGACACAAGATCTTTTGTCGATCAATGCCTTGCCTGATGCTTCTGGTGTGGTTGTCGATCAAGGCTGCTTTTTTGTCAGTTCTGGTGCGGGAAAAGTCGTCAAAATAAATTCCGATCTCACTAGGCAAAGCTATCATTCGAAAATTCAATGGGATAATCACTGGACCGAAATTGCACAAATGAGATAGGTGAAAATTTAAACATTATTAAGCATGTCACTGGATCGATTTCTGCCATACTTAAGATCTCAGAATAACGGAGGTCTGAAGATGTTAAGTCGAATTATTTTATCATCTGTGGGCATAGCAGTGTTTTCGCTTTCATCCATCGCGGTGTCTGAAGAAAGTCAATTAAATGCTCAACCTGGTGAAATACAGGGATTTCTCGTAGGGTCTCAAAAGATCGACGTTCAATATCCTGATAGCCCAGTAACGGGAACAGATAGCAACCTGTTGGTTGCGCCTAGTGA is a window encoding:
- a CDS encoding GTP cyclohydrolase II, which gives rise to MQVRENMAEVRARIELKVGAKSDIQAEMLSFSGLKTDKEHVAVIFHQADQKHDVPMVRMHSECLTGDVFHSSRCDCGEQLEETIQKMGQQGGIILYLRQEGRGIGLYNKLDAYRLQSQGMNTYEANNHLGFGDDLRDFTEAAQMLNALGVDRIRLVTNNPKKIKELQEHGIDIIEVVHTHAHIKDGNENYLKAKVAHGKHQLDL
- a CDS encoding di-heme oxidoredictase family protein, coding for MKQRKLITMWMAVFVTSYAGVAHATVNESTANSGLSNSNISNNNISNNDISNNNIISHKNTERSGGSTTVSKQGANAFSLPAANLPMSKRLDFSVGNSFFRNPWVQAPASTDARDGLGPLFNTNGCQNCHIKDGRGHPPEQGERTAVSMLVRLSIPAVTSEQKAQLIQSGVIPEPNYGDQLQDFALPNMQPEGRIVVDYQEFPVQFDDGTTVLLRKPDLTIVDLAYGELHPDVLFSARVAPPMIGLGLLETIPEQTILAIAQQQQAEGKVSGKANYVWDVTTNSQALGRFGWKAGQPSLMQQNAAAFNGDVGLTSSLFPQENCSSTQEVCHPKYSGGEPEVSEKILNFVEFYSQHLAVPKRRYVNDPQVILGQTLFNQVGCESCHRTHIKTALRPDRPALSEQVIHPYTDMLLHDMGDGLADQRPEFLATGREWRTPPLWGIGYTQEVNGHTQFLHDGRARNLTEAILWHAGEAQSAKQAVLAMSKTERDALIAFLNSL
- a CDS encoding imelysin family protein — translated: MKHFVIGLFYLACLGNAFAETSVRHPSDAVYQLQYQSAQSLNERFVDLSQSVWQFCQHDTEISEVKLAWQQGTNAWMRLQGQERGPEVALEQSWNIQFWPDKKNTTGRKMLLAVKTDEWQVDQLQQQSVTVQGLGAMEWLLFDSQASMSQGSRATCSLAVAISEALVNRSQLIASAWSSNPWLPLNQQAWHGEYLALLSNQLDYSMKKLSRPLAKMGHPKPYFSESWRAKTSMAQLKVNVEALKALYFAKGHGLDNVLREYGNVELADSISKQFDLLLSTWSSQASLFDLLQTKSGYTEVLSQYNKLEYLRYLLSEQAAIQLGVVVGFNATDGD
- a CDS encoding DUF1513 domain-containing protein; the protein is MAIDNQRRRLIKWAGRGLVASPMLAPTLVSGMSSSVAALRDGDLKPQVIGCGIQSQDRYEAVVSDVFGQAIHRLPLPDRGHGVAVSGKHNQCAVFARRPGSFAVILDFNRGENQQVILASHNRHFYGHGDYSQDGRWLYATEGESHSSEGIIGVYDVHQQYQKVAEWRGFGIGPHELKVLENGDLVVAVGGVHTQGRTPINLQTMQPNLSYLSSEGKLLEQVSLGDNKNSIRHLSSTADGTVFIGQQYRGDPDEFVPLVAMHQRGKTLKHLHAEPEQWARFRHYIASIGVSKHHIVATSPRGNCYGIWERETQDLLSINALPDASGVVVDQGCFFVSSGAGKVVKINSDLTRQSYHSKIQWDNHWTEIAQMR